A part of Dysgonomonas mossii genomic DNA contains:
- the rpmJ gene encoding 50S ribosomal protein L36, whose protein sequence is VMVICENPKHKQKQG, encoded by the coding sequence GTAATGGTGATTTGTGAAAATCCAAAACACAAACAAAAACAAGGCTAA